A genomic segment from Candidatus Methylomirabilota bacterium encodes:
- a CDS encoding helix-turn-helix transcriptional regulator yields MALTKVGEIVQKLREAKGLTQHQLAERALVSDSFISILEGGKLESTPPPMILERLAKALDVKLEALSGPP; encoded by the coding sequence TTGGCATTGACAAAGGTCGGAGAGATCGTTCAGAAGCTGAGGGAGGCGAAGGGATTGACCCAGCACCAGCTGGCAGAGCGCGCCCTGGTGTCTGACAGCTTCATCAGCATCCTGGAGGGCGGGAAGCTGGAGAGTACCCCGCCGCCCATGATTCTCGAGCGGCTGGCGAAGGCGCTCGACGTGAAGCTCGAGGCGCTGAGCGGACCCCCCTGA
- a CDS encoding response regulator → MATLQPGTETILVVDDDPEMLGFVADALRMQGYTVLATIDPREALRWARTHPGPIHLLLSDVVMPLMHGGELAQEVRAILPGIKVMFMSGASPAEVADHGIGLAFGQPYLAKPFTVAALTNKVRAALDYRSPFSKPPPT, encoded by the coding sequence ATGGCCACGCTGCAACCGGGAACGGAAACCATCCTGGTCGTGGACGATGATCCAGAGATGCTGGGCTTCGTGGCCGATGCCCTGCGGATGCAGGGCTATACCGTTCTGGCGACCATAGATCCGCGCGAAGCGCTTCGCTGGGCCCGCACGCACCCGGGACCCATTCACCTGCTCCTGTCGGATGTGGTGATGCCGCTGATGCACGGAGGAGAGCTGGCCCAGGAGGTCCGCGCCATTCTTCCCGGCATCAAGGTCATGTTCATGTCGGGAGCCAGCCCCGCCGAGGTGGCGGACCACGGCATCGGCCTCGCCTTCGGCCAGCCATACCTGGCCAAACCGTTCACCGTCGCCGCGCTCACAAACAAAGTGCGCGCGGCGCTGGACTACCGGTCGCCGTTTTCGAAGCCGCCGCCCACGTGA